The following coding sequences are from one Schizosaccharomyces osmophilus chromosome 1, complete sequence window:
- the kri1 gene encoding ribosome biogenesis protein Kri1: MPRKKSATKKARETVTKEQAEKQLPKNNGKSQLIDDNISEEEDNLGSFKINENFAKRFEHNKKREEKQKLEEKYGKDLAKQNVSEDEDESSEESEDSEGELVTPEVDAAILKILTKIRNKDPDIYNNGQQFFDDTEKSIKSTVKENKGRPVTLKDYHRNQLISGNVMEAMEEDEKPRSEVPTHVEEQEQLRKETIQAFHTSRDEDENSHENDGEEEEEEGEDFLKRKEKSKDDVEADEKAYERFLLEHAETKDASKVLKDLSTYYVKNRPEVLQGIENEENGIAEQDENFLANYMLNRGWRTSDNRIPSYDEIVEEVDADNQFDETADNFETKYNFRYEETGGSEIAAHPRDVPDSMRRKDDTRRLARERKRERHEEEKRKRVEEMNRLKNLKQKDLEEKLNQVAEIAGTNDIDISELDLEGDFNPEEWEAKMAQIFNDKYYKDDSDKKPEFVDDIEVDDLAQPKEGSGSQVNDNVVDLPDDAETADGNESQKKAKRQSRKEAKNKKRKIEEYVDEKYGVPEPVASSGSQFRYRQVAPETFGMDVLDILNATDTDLNKYVGLKKLLPYRTPEQVEKDRKKFGKKKRLREWKKEVFGKKD; the protein is encoded by the exons AtgccaagaaaaaaatcagcAACTAAAAAAGCACGCGAGACTGTTACAAAGGAGCAGGCAGAGAAGCAATTGCCCAAAAACAACGGCAAAAGTCAATTGATTGATGATAATATctcagaagaagaagacaatTTAGgttcttttaaaattaatGAGAACTTCGCCAAAAGATTTGAACATAACAAAAAGcgagaagaaaagcagaaaT tggaagaaaaatatgGTAAAGATttagcaaaacaaaatgtttCCGAAGATGAGGACGAGAGTTCCGAAGAAAGTGAAGATTCCGAAGGAGAATTGGTGACACCTGAGGTAGATGCTGCAATTCTGAAGATTCTCACAAAAATTCGAAATAAGGACCCTGATATTTATAATAATGGTCAACAGTTTTTCGATGACACGGAAAAGTCAATTAAGTCAACagtaaaggaaaataaaggTCGACCAGTTACTTTAAAGGATTATCATCGTAACCAACTCATCTCTGGCAACGTAATGGAAGCTATGGAAGAAGACGAGAAACCTCGTTCTGAGGTACCAACACATGTAGAAGAGCAAGAACAGCTTCGTAAAGAAACCATTCAAGCTTTCCATACTTCACGAGACGAGGATGAAAATTCACATGAAAACGATGGtgaggaggaggaggaggagggAGAAGACTTTCTTAAGAGAAAGGAGAAATCAAAGGATGACGTGGAAGCAGACGAGAAAGCTTATGAGAGATTTTTGTTAGAACACGCCGAAACTAAAGATGCCAGTAAAGTGTTGAAAGATTTATCGACTTACTATGTTAAAAACCGACCCGAAGTTTTACAGGGTATAGAGAACGAAGAGAATGGAATCGCAGAACaagatgaaaattttttggCGAATTACATGTTAAACCGTGGTTGGCGTACATCGGATAACCGTATTCCCTCCTACGACGAAATTGTCGAAGAGGTTGATGCTGATAATCAATTCGATGAGACAGCGGATAACTTTGAGACGAAGTATAATTTCCGTTACGAAGAAACAGGTGGATCTGAAATTGCTGCACATCCTCGTGATGTTCCTGATAGTATGCGTCGTAAAGACGATACTCGAAGACTTGCTCGTGAGCGAAAGAGAGAACGCcatgaagaagagaaacGAAAGCGagttgaagaaatgaacAGATTAAAGAATCTCAAACAGAAGGatcttgaagaaaaattgaatcaAGTTGCTGAAATTGCAGGAACAAATGATATCGATATTTCTGAATTGGATCTGGAAGGCGATTTCAATCCTGAAGAATGGGAAGCTAAAATGGCACAGATTTTCAATGATAAATATTATAAGGATGATTCTGACAAGAAACCTGAATTTGTAGATGATATTGAGGTTGATGATCTTGCACAGCCGAAAGAAGGCAGTGGGTCTCAAGTAAATGATAATGTTGTCGACTTGCCCGATGATGCAGAAACGGCTGACGGAAATGAATCTCAGAAAAAGGCAAAGCGCCAATCGAGAAAGGAAGccaaaaataagaaaaggaaaattgaagaatacGTTGATGAAAAGTACGGTGTTCCTGAACCTGTTGCTTCCAGTGGTTCTCAGTTTAGATATCGTCAAGTTGCCCCAGAAACCTTCGGTATGGATGTGCTTGATATTTTGAACGCAACGGATACAGATTTGAACAAGTATGTAGGTTTGAAGAAGCTGTTGCCTTATCGAACGCCCGAACAGGTTGAGAAAGACAGAAAGAAGTTTggcaagaagaagaggcTGCGtgaatggaaaaaggaagtttttggtaaaaagGATTAG